The Prosthecodimorpha staleyi region GCTTCGAGGACTTCCGGCTCGAGGGCTACGATCCGCACCCGCATATCGCCGCCGCCGTCGCGGTGTGACGGGGGCGGGCATCAGCGCCTGACGATCCAAGGGCGCTCGCCCGGGGGGCGCCGGGTAGGGGCAGGGGGGCGTCACATTTCTGCCCGCCGTGACGGGATAGCCTGACGGTCGCTCCACAGATTTGAGGCCGTCCATGCGATTTCTCGCCGCCGCCATCCTGTTCCTGATCGCCGTGCCGGCGCGGGCCGAGTTCGACGCGGGTCTGGTCGAGCGCAAGATGGGCGAGGTTGCGGCCGATATCGGTGGCGGCCGGCTCGGCGTCGGCATCCTCGATCTGAAGAGCGGACAGGATTGGTATCTGGCCGGCGACGAGCGCTTCCCGATGCAGAGCGTGTTTAAGGCGCCGCTCGGGGTGGCGGTCCTGCGCCAAGTCGACCGCAAGAAGCTCGGCCTCGAGCAGACCGTCACCGTCACGCGGCGCGACATCGCCATGGGCTGGAGCCCGATCGCCAAGGAGATGGCCGGCGACCGCAAGAGCGTCTCTGTGCGCGATCTGGTGCGCGGCGCCGTCTCCCTCAGCGACAATACCGCCGCCGACGTGCTCATGCGCCTGATCGGCGGGCCGGCCGCGGTCACCGCCGCGTTGATGGAAAGCGACATTGCCGGCCTGCGCGTCGACCGCTACGAGCGCGAACTGCAGCCCGAGGTCGTCGGCCTGCCGCCCTATGCCCCCGGGGTGCCGATCGATCCGGCGGCGTGGAAGAGCGCCGTGGCGGCCGTGCCGGAGGAGCGCAAGGCGGCGGCGCTGCAGACCTACCTGTCGACCGACGAGCGCGACACCGCCACCCCGAAGGGGGCCGTGACCTTCCTGGCCAAGCTCGAGCGCGGCGAACTCCTGGGGGTGGATACGACCAGCCTGATGCTGCGCGCCATGACGGAAAGCCCGACCGGCGCCGCGCGGCTGAAGGCCGGTCTGCCCGCCGGCGCGCGGCTGGCGCACAAGACCGGCACAGGTCCGGACGTGCTCGGCCTCAACGCGGCGACCAACGATATCGGCATCGTCACGCTGTCGGGCGGCGCCAAATTCGCGATCGCCGTGTTCCTGGCCGGATCGGCCCTCCCGGAGGCGCAGCGCGAGGCGGTCCATGCCCGCGTCATGGCGATCCTTGCGGAGGCTGCGCGTTAGGCCTATC contains the following coding sequences:
- the bla gene encoding class A beta-lactamase, with amino-acid sequence MRFLAAAILFLIAVPARAEFDAGLVERKMGEVAADIGGGRLGVGILDLKSGQDWYLAGDERFPMQSVFKAPLGVAVLRQVDRKKLGLEQTVTVTRRDIAMGWSPIAKEMAGDRKSVSVRDLVRGAVSLSDNTAADVLMRLIGGPAAVTAALMESDIAGLRVDRYERELQPEVVGLPPYAPGVPIDPAAWKSAVAAVPEERKAAALQTYLSTDERDTATPKGAVTFLAKLERGELLGVDTTSLMLRAMTESPTGAARLKAGLPAGARLAHKTGTGPDVLGLNAATNDIGIVTLSGGAKFAIAVFLAGSALPEAQREAVHARVMAILAEAAR